One window of the Salvia splendens isolate huo1 chromosome 1, SspV2, whole genome shotgun sequence genome contains the following:
- the LOC121754314 gene encoding kinesin-like protein KIN-4A isoform X2, with the protein MYEECVAPLVDGLFQGYNATVLAYGQTGSGKTYTMGTSLKDGAHTGLIPKAMNALFSKIEMLKHEIEFQLNVSFIEIHKEEVRDLLDPNSTHKQDIANGNTAKVTSPGKPPIQIRETSNGVITLAGSTECSVKTLKEMADCLEQGSLSRATGSTNMNNQSSRSHAIFTITVEQMRKLHPGNPNDTNYNDCMTEEYLCAKLHLVDLAGSERAKRTGSDGLRFKEGVHINKGLLALGNVISALGDDKKRKEGVHVPYRDSKLTRLLQDSLGGNSRTVMIACISPADINAEETLNTLKYANRARNIQNKPVVNRDPISNEMLKMRQQLEFLQAELCARGGGVSFDEIQVLKDRIAWLEATNEDLCRELNEFRTRGSSVEQFTDNAKVGANGAIKSEGLKRGLQSIESCDYQMSESSDSGDIDEDTAKELEHTYLQNTMDKELSELNRQLEKKESEMKLFGGYSTTALKQHFGKKLMELEEEKRTVQLERDRLLAEVENLSANTEGHTQKMQDLHAQKLKFLESQIQDLKKKQENQVQLLKQKQKSDEAAKKLQDEIQCMKAQKVQLQNKIKQESEQFRQWKASREKELLQLRKEGRRNEYERHKLQALNQRQKMVLQRKTEEAAMATKRLKELLEARKSSARENSVTSNGNGVHAQSNEKSLQRWLEHELEVMVNVHEVRYEYEKQSEVRAALAEELAVLRQVDEFASKGVSPPRGKNGLSRASSMSPNARMSRIASLESMLSITSNSLVSMASQLSEAEERERGVINRGRWNQLRSMGEAKGLLQFMFNHLGNARCELWEKEMEIKEMKEQMKELVGLLRQSEVRRKEVEKELKVREQSLATALSTPPSGNSHKHIVDDMCGPLSPIPVPAPKQLKYTAGIANGSCVESAAFADQMRKMVPIGQLSMKKLALVGHGGKLWRWKRSHHQWSLQFKWKWQKPWKLSELIRHSDETIMRARPRPQPISDAMYRNGH; encoded by the exons ATGTACGAAGAGTGCGTTGCGCCTCTGGTTGATGGCTTATTCCAAGGATACAATGCCACTGTTCTCGCCTACGGACAG ACGGGGTCAGGGAAAACGTACACCATGGGGACGAGTCTCAAAGATGGAGCACACACCGGGCTCATTCCCAAAGCCATGAATGCTTTGTTCAGCAAGATTGAGATGTTGAAGCATGAAATTGAGTTCCAGTTGAACGTTTCCTTCATTGAG ATTCATAAAGAAGAAGTGAGAGACCTGCTTGATCCAAACTCCACTCATAAACAAGATATAGCAAATGGGAACACTGCGAAAGTGACCAGCCCTGGTAAACCTCCAATACAGATTCGTGAGACATCGAATGGTGTGATCACACTTGCAGGATCTACAGAGTGCAGTGTGAAGACGCTGAAAGAAATGGCCGATTGCCTTGAGCAAGGATCGCTGAGCAGGGCAACAGGGAGTACGAACATGAACAATCAGTCGAG CCGCTCTCATGCCATCTTCACCATCACGGTGGAGCAGATGCGTAAACTTCACCCTGGTAATCCTAATGATACCAATTATAATGACTGTATGACCGAAGAGTATCTTTGTGCAAAGCTGCATTTGGTAGATCTCGCTGGATCAGAGCGTGCAAAGAGAACAGGATCTGATGGACTACGCTTTAAAGAAG GAGTTCACATTAACAAGGGGCTTCTTGCCCTTGGGAATGTTATAAGCGCACTTGGTGATGATAAGAAGCGGAAAGAAGGCGTCCACGTGCCATATCGTGATAGTAAACTTACTCGACTATTGCAG GATTCTCTTGGTGGGAACAGCAGAACAGTGATGATAG CATGCATTAGTCCGGCTGACATAAATGCTGAGGAGACTCTGAACACTCTAAAGTATGCGAATCGCGCTCGGAATATCCAGAACAAGCCTGTT GTTAATAGAGACCCCATATCGAACGAAATGCTGAAGATGCGCCAGCAATTAGAATTTCTGCAAGCTGAGCTTTGTGCCCGTGGTGGAGGCGTTTCATTTGATGAAATACAG GTTCTCAAGGACAGAATTGCTTGGTTGGAGGCTACTAATGAGGATCTGTGTCGGGAACTAAATGAGTTTCGCACAAGAGGCAGTTCAGTTGAGCAATTCACGGACAACGCTAAG GTTGGAGCCAATGGTGCCATAAAAAGTGAAGGTCTTAAGAGGGGATTGCAAAGTATCGAATCATGCGACTACCAGATGAGTGAAAGCA GTGATTCAGGAGATATTGATGAAGATACGGCAAAGGAGTTGGAACATACATATTTGCAGAATACTATGGATAAAGAGTTGAGTGAATTAAATCGACAATTGGAAAAAAAAGAG TCAGAGATGAAACTATTCGGAGGATACAGCACCACTGCTCTTAAGCAACATTTTGGAAAGAAATTAATGGAGCTTGAAGAGGAAAAAAGGACTGTGCAG CTCGAGAGGGATCGGCTGCTGGCAGAAGTTGAAAACCTTTCTGCTAATACCGAGGGGCATACACAAAAAATGCAAGATCTCCATgcacaaaaactaaaatttctTGAATCTCAG ATACAAGATCTTAAGAAGAAACAAGAGAATCAGGTGCAGCTTTTAAAACAGAAACAGAAGAGTGATGAAGCAGCGAAAAAGTTGCAAGATGAAATACAATGCATGAAGGCACAAAAG GTTCAACTGCAAAACAAGATAAAGCAAGAAAGTGAACAGTTTCGACAATGGAAGGCATCCCGGGAGAAAGAACTACTACAG TTGAGGAAGGAGGGAAGGAGAAACGAGTATGAAAGACATAAATTACAAGCACTGAACCAGCGCCAGAAAATG GTTCTTCAAAGGAAGACTGAGGAAGCTGCAATGGCTACCAAGAGGTTGAAAGAATTGCTAGAAGCACGCAAATCTTCAGCTCGTGAAAACTCTG TGACAAGCAACGGGAATGGAGTTCATGCGCAG AGCAACGAAAAGTCCTTGCAGCGATGGCTTGAGCATGAGCTTGAAGTTATGGTCAATGTTCATGAAGTTCGTTATGAGTACGAGAAGCAAAGTGAAGT ACGAGCTGCATTGGCAGAAGAGTTGGCGGTTTTGAGACAAGTTGATGAATTTGCTTCGAAGGGAGTAAGCCCCCCTCGAGGAAAAAATGGCCTCTCTAG GGCATCTTCAATGTCACCAAACGCAAGAATGTCGAGAATTGCTTCCCTTGAGAGCATGTTGAGTATCACATCAAATTCACTTGTCTCAATGGCTTCACAGCTTTCAGAAGCAGAAGAACGAGAGCGTGGTGTCATTAATCGTGGACGCTGGAACCAGCTACGTTCTATGGGAGAGGCAAAAGGCCTGCTTCAGTTTATGTTCAATCATCTTGGCAACGCAAG GTGTGAACTGTGGGAAAAGGAAATGGAAATCAAAGAGATGAAAGAGCAAATGAAGGAACTCGTGGGATTACTGCGACAAAGTGAAGTCAGAAGGAAGGAAGTTGAGAAAGAGCTCAAAGTGAGAGAGCAGTCTCTTGCTACTGCGTTGTCGACACCACCATCC GGAAACTCTCACAAACACATTGTTGATGACATGTGTGGTCCATTGTCTCCAATTCCAGTACCAGCACCGAAGCAACTTAAATATACAGCAGGGATAGCTAATGGCTCGTGTGTAGAGTCAGCAGCATTCGCGGACCAGATGAGGAAG ATGGTACCTATTGGCCAGTTATCGATGAAAAAACTAGCCCTCGTTGGACATGGTGGGAAACTCTGGAGATGGAAGAGGAGTCATCATCAATGGTCTTTACAGTTCAAATGGAAGTGGCAAAAACCGTGGAAACTCTCGGAATTGATTAGACACAGCGACGAAACGATCATGAGAGCCAGGCCCCGTCCACAGCCTATTTCGGATGCTATGTACAGAAATGGTCACTAG
- the LOC121754314 gene encoding kinesin-like protein KIN-4A isoform X1 → METNSSGEDCCVKVAVHIRPLIGDERIQGCKDCVTVQPGKPQVQIGTHSFTFDHVYGSSGSPSTAMYEECVAPLVDGLFQGYNATVLAYGQTGSGKTYTMGTSLKDGAHTGLIPKAMNALFSKIEMLKHEIEFQLNVSFIEIHKEEVRDLLDPNSTHKQDIANGNTAKVTSPGKPPIQIRETSNGVITLAGSTECSVKTLKEMADCLEQGSLSRATGSTNMNNQSSRSHAIFTITVEQMRKLHPGNPNDTNYNDCMTEEYLCAKLHLVDLAGSERAKRTGSDGLRFKEGVHINKGLLALGNVISALGDDKKRKEGVHVPYRDSKLTRLLQDSLGGNSRTVMIACISPADINAEETLNTLKYANRARNIQNKPVVNRDPISNEMLKMRQQLEFLQAELCARGGGVSFDEIQVLKDRIAWLEATNEDLCRELNEFRTRGSSVEQFTDNAKVGANGAIKSEGLKRGLQSIESCDYQMSESSDSGDIDEDTAKELEHTYLQNTMDKELSELNRQLEKKESEMKLFGGYSTTALKQHFGKKLMELEEEKRTVQLERDRLLAEVENLSANTEGHTQKMQDLHAQKLKFLESQIQDLKKKQENQVQLLKQKQKSDEAAKKLQDEIQCMKAQKVQLQNKIKQESEQFRQWKASREKELLQLRKEGRRNEYERHKLQALNQRQKMVLQRKTEEAAMATKRLKELLEARKSSARENSVTSNGNGVHAQSNEKSLQRWLEHELEVMVNVHEVRYEYEKQSEVRAALAEELAVLRQVDEFASKGVSPPRGKNGLSRASSMSPNARMSRIASLESMLSITSNSLVSMASQLSEAEERERGVINRGRWNQLRSMGEAKGLLQFMFNHLGNARCELWEKEMEIKEMKEQMKELVGLLRQSEVRRKEVEKELKVREQSLATALSTPPSGNSHKHIVDDMCGPLSPIPVPAPKQLKYTAGIANGSCVESAAFADQMRKMVPIGQLSMKKLALVGHGGKLWRWKRSHHQWSLQFKWKWQKPWKLSELIRHSDETIMRARPRPQPISDAMYRNGH, encoded by the exons ATGGAAACCAATTCATCTGGTGAAGATTGCTGTGTGAAAGTGGCGGTTCATATCAGGCCACTCATAGGAGATGAGAGGATTCAGGGATGCAAAGATTGCGTCACTGTGCAACCTGGGAAGCCCCAG GTGCAAATTGGGACCCATTCGTTTACCTTCGATCATGTATATGGCAGCAGCGGCTCCCCCTCGACTGCCATGTACGAAGAGTGCGTTGCGCCTCTGGTTGATGGCTTATTCCAAGGATACAATGCCACTGTTCTCGCCTACGGACAG ACGGGGTCAGGGAAAACGTACACCATGGGGACGAGTCTCAAAGATGGAGCACACACCGGGCTCATTCCCAAAGCCATGAATGCTTTGTTCAGCAAGATTGAGATGTTGAAGCATGAAATTGAGTTCCAGTTGAACGTTTCCTTCATTGAG ATTCATAAAGAAGAAGTGAGAGACCTGCTTGATCCAAACTCCACTCATAAACAAGATATAGCAAATGGGAACACTGCGAAAGTGACCAGCCCTGGTAAACCTCCAATACAGATTCGTGAGACATCGAATGGTGTGATCACACTTGCAGGATCTACAGAGTGCAGTGTGAAGACGCTGAAAGAAATGGCCGATTGCCTTGAGCAAGGATCGCTGAGCAGGGCAACAGGGAGTACGAACATGAACAATCAGTCGAG CCGCTCTCATGCCATCTTCACCATCACGGTGGAGCAGATGCGTAAACTTCACCCTGGTAATCCTAATGATACCAATTATAATGACTGTATGACCGAAGAGTATCTTTGTGCAAAGCTGCATTTGGTAGATCTCGCTGGATCAGAGCGTGCAAAGAGAACAGGATCTGATGGACTACGCTTTAAAGAAG GAGTTCACATTAACAAGGGGCTTCTTGCCCTTGGGAATGTTATAAGCGCACTTGGTGATGATAAGAAGCGGAAAGAAGGCGTCCACGTGCCATATCGTGATAGTAAACTTACTCGACTATTGCAG GATTCTCTTGGTGGGAACAGCAGAACAGTGATGATAG CATGCATTAGTCCGGCTGACATAAATGCTGAGGAGACTCTGAACACTCTAAAGTATGCGAATCGCGCTCGGAATATCCAGAACAAGCCTGTT GTTAATAGAGACCCCATATCGAACGAAATGCTGAAGATGCGCCAGCAATTAGAATTTCTGCAAGCTGAGCTTTGTGCCCGTGGTGGAGGCGTTTCATTTGATGAAATACAG GTTCTCAAGGACAGAATTGCTTGGTTGGAGGCTACTAATGAGGATCTGTGTCGGGAACTAAATGAGTTTCGCACAAGAGGCAGTTCAGTTGAGCAATTCACGGACAACGCTAAG GTTGGAGCCAATGGTGCCATAAAAAGTGAAGGTCTTAAGAGGGGATTGCAAAGTATCGAATCATGCGACTACCAGATGAGTGAAAGCA GTGATTCAGGAGATATTGATGAAGATACGGCAAAGGAGTTGGAACATACATATTTGCAGAATACTATGGATAAAGAGTTGAGTGAATTAAATCGACAATTGGAAAAAAAAGAG TCAGAGATGAAACTATTCGGAGGATACAGCACCACTGCTCTTAAGCAACATTTTGGAAAGAAATTAATGGAGCTTGAAGAGGAAAAAAGGACTGTGCAG CTCGAGAGGGATCGGCTGCTGGCAGAAGTTGAAAACCTTTCTGCTAATACCGAGGGGCATACACAAAAAATGCAAGATCTCCATgcacaaaaactaaaatttctTGAATCTCAG ATACAAGATCTTAAGAAGAAACAAGAGAATCAGGTGCAGCTTTTAAAACAGAAACAGAAGAGTGATGAAGCAGCGAAAAAGTTGCAAGATGAAATACAATGCATGAAGGCACAAAAG GTTCAACTGCAAAACAAGATAAAGCAAGAAAGTGAACAGTTTCGACAATGGAAGGCATCCCGGGAGAAAGAACTACTACAG TTGAGGAAGGAGGGAAGGAGAAACGAGTATGAAAGACATAAATTACAAGCACTGAACCAGCGCCAGAAAATG GTTCTTCAAAGGAAGACTGAGGAAGCTGCAATGGCTACCAAGAGGTTGAAAGAATTGCTAGAAGCACGCAAATCTTCAGCTCGTGAAAACTCTG TGACAAGCAACGGGAATGGAGTTCATGCGCAG AGCAACGAAAAGTCCTTGCAGCGATGGCTTGAGCATGAGCTTGAAGTTATGGTCAATGTTCATGAAGTTCGTTATGAGTACGAGAAGCAAAGTGAAGT ACGAGCTGCATTGGCAGAAGAGTTGGCGGTTTTGAGACAAGTTGATGAATTTGCTTCGAAGGGAGTAAGCCCCCCTCGAGGAAAAAATGGCCTCTCTAG GGCATCTTCAATGTCACCAAACGCAAGAATGTCGAGAATTGCTTCCCTTGAGAGCATGTTGAGTATCACATCAAATTCACTTGTCTCAATGGCTTCACAGCTTTCAGAAGCAGAAGAACGAGAGCGTGGTGTCATTAATCGTGGACGCTGGAACCAGCTACGTTCTATGGGAGAGGCAAAAGGCCTGCTTCAGTTTATGTTCAATCATCTTGGCAACGCAAG GTGTGAACTGTGGGAAAAGGAAATGGAAATCAAAGAGATGAAAGAGCAAATGAAGGAACTCGTGGGATTACTGCGACAAAGTGAAGTCAGAAGGAAGGAAGTTGAGAAAGAGCTCAAAGTGAGAGAGCAGTCTCTTGCTACTGCGTTGTCGACACCACCATCC GGAAACTCTCACAAACACATTGTTGATGACATGTGTGGTCCATTGTCTCCAATTCCAGTACCAGCACCGAAGCAACTTAAATATACAGCAGGGATAGCTAATGGCTCGTGTGTAGAGTCAGCAGCATTCGCGGACCAGATGAGGAAG ATGGTACCTATTGGCCAGTTATCGATGAAAAAACTAGCCCTCGTTGGACATGGTGGGAAACTCTGGAGATGGAAGAGGAGTCATCATCAATGGTCTTTACAGTTCAAATGGAAGTGGCAAAAACCGTGGAAACTCTCGGAATTGATTAGACACAGCGACGAAACGATCATGAGAGCCAGGCCCCGTCCACAGCCTATTTCGGATGCTATGTACAGAAATGGTCACTAG
- the LOC121801254 gene encoding uncharacterized protein At4g06744-like — MHDTKTFIKVQILIATILLGLGFTGGIYVPPLGPTPSVTDIITFADQRLAAVFPIIQNFKSIITSDPFNITATWTGGDVCAYRGFYCESPPDNQSATAVASIDFNGFRLAAPTLDGFLDRLPDLALFHANSNDFGGAIPSRAASLPYLYELDVSNNRLSGPFPEAVLGMSGLVFLDLRFNALSGAVPPQLFGRAVGLDALFINNNLLATRLPDNPGGPTSIVYLTLANNLIFGPIPRSISRTFSNVSEILLLNNLLSGCLPYEIGFLTEAAVIDLGGNRLTGPVPWSVGCLRSLEVLNLAGNQLYGQVPEVLCWLGKAANLSLSDNYFTRVGPACWRLVISGVLDVRRNCIPGFPAQRSVAECAAFFGRPRFCPYMRMYGHIPCRLPPRYVASASDRPQLAPSPS; from the coding sequence ATGCACGACACTAAAACTTTCATCAAAGTTCAAATTCTCATAGCCACAATCCTACTAGGTCTAGGCTTCACCGGCGGAATATACGTTCCGCCGCTGGGCCCCACTCCATCAGTTACCGACATAATAACCTTCGCCGACCAGAGGCTAGCCGCCGTATTCCCAATCATTCAGAATTTCAAGAGCATCATAACCTCGGACCCCTTCAACATCACCGCCACGTGGACAGGTGGGGATGTGTGCGCCTACCGAGGCTTCTACTGCGAGAGCCCGCCCGACAACCAGTCCGCCACCGCAGTCGCCTCAATCGACTTCAACGGGTTCCGCCTCGCCGCCCCGACGCTCGACGGCTTCCTCGACCGGCTCCCGGACCTCGCCCTCTTCCACGCCAACTCGAACGACTTCGGCGGCGCGATCCCCTCGAGGGCCGCGTCGCTCCCGTACCTCTACGAGCTCGACGTCAGCAACAACCGCCTCTCGGGCCCGTTCCCCGAGGCCGTCCTCGGCATGTCGGGCCTCGTATTCCTCGACCTCCGGTTCAACGCCCTCTCGGGGGCCGTCCCGCCTCAGCTCTTCGGCCGCGCAGTTGGCCTCGACGCCCTCTTCATCAACAACAACCTACTCGCCACGCGCCTCCCCGACAACCCGGGGGGCCCCACAAGCATCGTGTACCTCACGCTCGCAAATAACCTAATTTTCGGCCCAATCCCGAGGAGTATTTCTAGAACCTTCTCGAATGTCTCCGAGATTCTTCTTCTCAACAACCTCTTGAGCGGCTGCCTCCCATATGAGATCGGGTTTCTCACGGAGGCGGCCGTCATCGACCTAGGCGGCAACCGGCTCACGGGGCCGGTGCCGTGGTCGGTGGGGTGCCTGCGGAGCCTGGAGGTGCTGAACCTCGCCGGAAACCAGCTGTACGGGCAGGTGCCGGAGGTGCTGTGCTGGCTGGGGAAGGCGGCGAACCTGTCGCTATCGGACAACTATTTCACGCGCGTGGGGCCCGCATGCTGGCGCCTGGTGATTAGTGGGGTTTTGGACGTGAGGAGGAATTGCATTCCGGGATTTCCGGCGCAGCGCTCGGTCGCGGAGTGCGCGGCGTTTTTCGGGCGGCCGAGGTTTTGCCCGTACATGCGGATGTACGGCCATATCCCGTGCCGCCTGCCGCCGCGCTACGTGGCCTCCGCCTCTGATCGGCCTCAGCTTGCTCCGTCGCCGTCGTGA